The genomic region TGTGAACTTGTTCGTCGCCCCATTTTTCAGCTGCTTCAGCTTTGTTTTGGCCTTGTAATGCACCATAATGACGTTCGTTTAAACGCCATGATTTTGTTTCAGGAATCCATAATTGGTCTGAACCTTCAAGTGCATAGTGTAATGTCTTGATGGCACGAGTCAATACTGATGTGTAAGCTTGGTCAAAAAGGATGCCTTCTTTTTTCAATAAAGCACCAGCGTTTTGAGCTTGGCGTACGCCTTCTTCGCTTAAGTTAACATCAACCCAACCAGTGAATTGGTTTGATAAGTTCCATTCACTTTGTCCGTGACGAATAAAAACTAATTTAGCCATGTGTAAGTAACCTCACTTTTTTTATTTTTACTCTGTCCATTTTACACTGTTTCCATCACAATTTACAGTCTTATCTTTTCAGAAAATAATGAACTTTATTTTTGGGGTTTTTGATCGACACTTTTTGTTTCTTTTAATAAGAAAAGTGCTGCTAAAATGGCAATCACCATTAAAACTAAGGACGTCGTGACCACAGCAATCATCCCTTTATCAAAAGCTGTGACCACCATTTGTTGCACCTTGGCAGCATACGGCGTCTTCACTAATTGCTGCCCCCATGCGATTGCATGCCCTGAAAAAGCACCCGCTTCGACTAATGATTGGTGAATCCCAGTTGCTGCCGCCTTTGGGATTGAACTCCCACTAAAGCCAGTACTTAAGCTACTCTCATAGGCGTTTGTTTGTGACAATCCGAGAATCACGACCCCCACGGTAATCCCAATTTGACGGAAAACGTTCAACAAACCGGAGGCCATTCCGATTTCTTGAGGATTAATATTGTCCATCGCCGCTGTATTGATCATTGGATTGATAATCGCATTCCCTAACCCAGTTAGCGCAAGCAACGGTAATAATTGCATGTAAGTAAAATCGGTCGTGGTCACTTGTCTAAAGATTAATAAACCGAGTGCCGAGACTGTAAACCCAAAAGCAATCAGCCATTTTTTACCAAATTTATAACCTAATACCCCGGTGAATGGTCCCAAGACAAGTGACCATAGACTCATTGGCAATTGATGGACCCCAGTTGAAAAGGCTGAATATCCCATATAATTTTGCATCAAACTCGTTTGATAAGCGGCTAAGGCAAAGATCCCAGCCCCTAATGAGAAGGCCAAAATCACAACACCCACGAAATGGCGATTTGTAAGTAACGTCAAGTTCATCATTGGTGCTTTGGCTTTCAATTCCACAAAAACGAAGAGCGCTAGAATCAAAACGGAAGCGACTAACCACCCCATAATCCGCATGTCGGTCCAAGCCCAGTGCATGTGTTGTTCTTTTTGAATTAAGCCATAAATCCCGGAGAATAAACCAATTGCTGATAAAAACATCCCCATAAAATCGATTGATTCGCCTGCACCATATGCTGGTGTTTCTTTAACATTCCGAATCACTAAGTAAACCGAAATAATCCCAACTGGTAAGTTGACGAAGAAAATTGATGGCCAACCGAAACTTTCGACTAAAAAGCCACCCACCAAAGGTCCGATGGCAGTTGAAAAACCAATGACGGAGCCTAAAATCCCCAGTGCTGTTCCCCGTTCACGCCCTTCAAAGTTCGATGCCACTAGCGCCATCGATAAACTCATCATCCCAGAGCCACCAATTGCTTGAATTGCACGACCAATATCCAATACCAATAAGTTTGGTGCCAGTCCGTTAACGACAGAAGCGGCCGTGAATAAAATCATACTCATAATAAAAATTTTCTTGCGCCCGAACATGTCCCCTAATTTGGAAACAATTAACAAACTGACCGCATACATTAACGTGTAGGCGTTCAATACCCATTGTAAGTTACTGAAAGTGGTTTTAAAATCAACCGCCATACTGGGCAAAGCCACATTAACGACGGTGACATCTAGTAGCCCCATAAAGACCCCTAGGCTCATAGCGACCAGCGCTATCCAACGATTTGTTGTTTTTTTCATTTTACTATCTCCATTTTCTCGATCTCTTTTATTTGGGCTTCGAGCCAGTCGACCTTTGCTTTAAGCGTGGTGA from Latilactobacillus sakei subsp. sakei DSM 20017 = JCM 1157 harbors:
- a CDS encoding MFS transporter: MKKTTNRWIALVAMSLGVFMGLLDVTVVNVALPSMAVDFKTTFSNLQWVLNAYTLMYAVSLLIVSKLGDMFGRKKIFIMSMILFTAASVVNGLAPNLLVLDIGRAIQAIGGSGMMSLSMALVASNFEGRERGTALGILGSVIGFSTAIGPLVGGFLVESFGWPSIFFVNLPVGIISVYLVIRNVKETPAYGAGESIDFMGMFLSAIGLFSGIYGLIQKEQHMHWAWTDMRIMGWLVASVLILALFVFVELKAKAPMMNLTLLTNRHFVGVVILAFSLGAGIFALAAYQTSLMQNYMGYSAFSTGVHQLPMSLWSLVLGPFTGVLGYKFGKKWLIAFGFTVSALGLLIFRQVTTTDFTYMQLLPLLALTGLGNAIINPMINTAAMDNINPQEIGMASGLLNVFRQIGITVGVVILGLSQTNAYESSLSTGFSGSSIPKAAATGIHQSLVEAGAFSGHAIAWGQQLVKTPYAAKVQQMVVTAFDKGMIAVVTTSLVLMVIAILAALFLLKETKSVDQKPQK